Proteins encoded by one window of Brasilonema sennae CENA114:
- a CDS encoding helix-turn-helix domain-containing protein — MPRHIPSVLQLSEEERQELQQLVNRHSTPQQIATRARIILLADSGHNHRQVARELDVSRDMARHWRNRWLMLAERAMPIGERLQDAERSGAPGKFDMEQVIQLFAIACDKPEDYDRPISHWTAQELASEMVKLGIVESISRRHVGRLLQEADLKPHQSQYWLTPPGSGL, encoded by the coding sequence TTGCCTAGACACATTCCTTCCGTTTTACAGTTAAGTGAAGAGGAACGCCAAGAACTACAACAGTTAGTCAATCGCCACAGTACTCCGCAGCAAATTGCCACCAGAGCCAGAATTATTTTGCTGGCAGACTCCGGACATAACCACCGACAAGTTGCCAGAGAACTGGACGTTAGTCGGGATATGGCACGTCACTGGCGTAACCGTTGGTTGATGTTGGCAGAGCGCGCGATGCCGATTGGTGAACGCTTGCAAGATGCTGAGCGCAGTGGCGCGCCTGGCAAGTTTGATATGGAGCAAGTGATTCAACTGTTTGCGATCGCATGTGACAAGCCAGAGGACTATGACCGACCCATCAGTCATTGGACAGCCCAAGAATTAGCTTCGGAGATGGTAAAACTTGGTATTGTCGAGAGTATATCCCGACGCCATGTAGGAAGACTACTCCAAGAAGCCGACCTCAAACCACACCAGAGTCAATACTGGTTAACCCCCCCCGGATCAGGACTTTGA
- a CDS encoding transposase — translation MSCPQVPWSGKLSVLAADSTYSQRSFLVEQAQHKNLVLIARTRSHRVFYQSPSIQETPKKRGCPKKYGERFSLADSSTWHEPVSQIGGS, via the coding sequence ATGTCCTGCCCTCAAGTTCCGTGGTCTGGGAAATTATCTGTTTTAGCTGCGGATAGTACTTATAGTCAACGTTCATTTTTAGTAGAACAAGCCCAGCACAAAAATTTAGTGCTCATTGCCAGAACCCGTAGCCATCGTGTCTTCTATCAGTCTCCTTCTATACAAGAAACCCCAAAAAAACGTGGTTGCCCAAAAAAGTACGGTGAACGTTTTAGTCTTGCAGATTCTTCCACTTGGCATGAACCGGTCAGCCAAATTGGTGGCAGTTAA
- a CDS encoding heavy metal translocating P-type ATPase, with amino-acid sequence MEHQHSSHQDHEHHTSSSHGEHQGHDKHAGHSPEMFKQRFFVSLLLTLPILYFDPHFQEWFNYQAIQFPGSSWVSPILSIVLYFYGGWVFVQGAWRELRSRIGMMTLVALAITVAFVYSLAVTLGLPGMPFYWELATLIDVMLLGHWIEMASVQGASQALEHLAQLVPSVAHRLVDERLENVSVSELQAEEIILIRPGEQIPIDGVVIEGASSVNEAFLTGESRPVSKQEGDEVVAGAVNGEGALKVQVTRTGEKTTLSQIMRLVQEAQSSRSRYQVLADQVAYWLTLIAIGVGTLTFVIWLSLQDLTFAINRAVTVLVIACPHALGLAIPLVIVNATAMSAKNGILVRNREAFERARDIKTIAFDKTGTLTEGRFGVQAVYVEGLSKKEALAIAAALESLSEHPLAQAIVEEAEREHVQLSSATDFKAIAGKGVEGKVGGKSYCVGRPEWIGELGIEFPLSVQSGLEESEAKGESVIALMDETRVLALFALADRVRESAREAVRQLQQQGIQVVMITGDAEAVAQTVAADLHLDRYHARILPSEKAQLVRSLKTKAPAAFVGDGINDAPALLEADLGIAIGAGTNVAIESADLVLIEDDPVDVARALKLGKATYSKMIQNLLWATGYNVIAIPLAAGVAYPLGFLLSPAVGALFMSLSTVIVSINAMTLRRVPLA; translated from the coding sequence ATGGAACACCAGCATAGCAGTCACCAAGATCACGAGCATCATACCTCCTCAAGCCACGGAGAACATCAAGGGCATGACAAACATGCTGGGCACAGCCCAGAGATGTTCAAGCAACGCTTTTTCGTGAGCCTCCTGCTGACTCTTCCCATCCTCTACTTTGACCCTCATTTTCAGGAGTGGTTCAACTACCAAGCAATTCAGTTTCCTGGATCAAGTTGGGTCAGTCCTATTCTGTCTATAGTGCTTTATTTCTATGGTGGCTGGGTGTTCGTCCAAGGAGCGTGGCGCGAGCTGCGCTCCCGCATTGGTATGATGACTCTAGTCGCGTTGGCAATTACTGTAGCCTTCGTCTACAGTTTGGCTGTGACGCTGGGTTTACCAGGGATGCCGTTTTACTGGGAACTAGCAACCTTAATAGATGTAATGTTGTTGGGACACTGGATTGAAATGGCTTCAGTGCAGGGAGCAAGTCAAGCACTTGAGCATCTAGCGCAACTCGTTCCTTCAGTAGCTCATCGATTGGTAGATGAGCGCCTGGAGAATGTATCCGTAAGCGAACTTCAGGCGGAAGAAATCATCCTGATTCGTCCTGGTGAACAAATCCCCATAGATGGAGTAGTGATTGAGGGAGCATCAAGCGTCAACGAAGCATTTCTCACAGGGGAATCTCGTCCAGTGTCCAAACAAGAAGGTGACGAGGTAGTTGCTGGGGCGGTTAATGGGGAAGGAGCACTGAAGGTTCAAGTCACGCGCACGGGAGAGAAGACAACCCTTAGCCAAATTATGCGTTTGGTGCAAGAAGCCCAAAGTTCTAGAAGCCGTTACCAAGTCTTAGCTGACCAGGTTGCTTACTGGCTGACTTTGATTGCAATTGGTGTTGGAACATTAACTTTTGTAATTTGGCTATCTCTGCAAGACTTGACTTTTGCCATCAACCGTGCAGTTACTGTGTTAGTCATTGCCTGTCCTCATGCTCTAGGTCTGGCAATTCCTTTGGTTATTGTCAATGCTACAGCAATGTCAGCGAAAAACGGAATCTTGGTTCGCAACCGTGAAGCCTTTGAGCGGGCAAGAGACATCAAAACCATTGCTTTCGACAAGACAGGTACTTTAACTGAGGGGCGGTTCGGAGTACAAGCTGTTTATGTTGAAGGTTTGAGTAAAAAGGAGGCTTTGGCAATTGCTGCTGCCCTTGAAAGTCTTTCCGAACATCCATTAGCTCAAGCAATAGTGGAAGAAGCTGAACGTGAACACGTCCAGCTCTCTTCTGCAACCGACTTCAAGGCGATTGCTGGTAAAGGAGTGGAAGGTAAAGTGGGCGGAAAGTCATATTGCGTTGGTCGTCCGGAGTGGATTGGAGAGTTAGGCATTGAGTTTCCTTTATCTGTGCAAAGTGGTCTTGAGGAGTCGGAAGCTAAGGGCGAGAGCGTGATTGCTTTGATGGACGAAACAAGGGTTCTCGCTTTATTTGCACTAGCAGACCGAGTGCGAGAAAGTGCCCGTGAAGCAGTCCGTCAGCTACAACAGCAGGGTATTCAAGTAGTGATGATTACTGGGGATGCTGAAGCTGTTGCTCAGACTGTTGCAGCAGATTTGCACCTTGACCGTTATCACGCTCGCATTTTGCCAAGTGAGAAGGCGCAGTTGGTGCGATCGCTCAAAACTAAAGCACCTGCCGCCTTTGTTGGTGATGGCATCAATGATGCACCAGCACTGCTGGAAGCCGATTTGGGAATCGCCATTGGTGCGGGAACAAATGTCGCCATTGAATCAGCTGACTTGGTACTTATCGAGGATGATCCCGTGGATGTGGCGCGGGCGCTCAAATTAGGAAAGGCTACGTACTCCAAAATGATACAGAACCTGTTGTGGGCTACTGGGTATAACGTTATAGCTATTCCTTTAGCTGCGGGAGTTGCCTATCCCCTGGGTTTTCTCCTTTCTCCGGCAGTAGGAGCTTTGTTTATGAGCCTTTCCACTGTTATCGTATCAATTAATGCTATGACTCTACGCCGAGTACCGCTGGCTTAG
- a CDS encoding efflux RND transporter permease subunit gives MLNSIVKWSIAQRWLIVIASILISLWGFRVITQMPLDVFPAFAPPQVEIQTEASGLAPEEIESLVTRPIESAINGTPGLESLRSASAVGISAIKAVFSWDTDIYRARQLVTERLQGAKLPQGVDQPEILPVNSPLGWAVKYAFSAESTDMMEVWRIVNWDVRNRLLAVQGVSNVFIYGGDERQYQVLVDPDKLKAYNVSLLEVTKAVQNANVNVPGGFLITPDQETLIRGIGRIESIDKLKRSVIKATKGTPVLLEQVAEVKIGPALRRGDGLFQGKRAVILTVSKQPAADTPTVVKAVEAAMEEIKPGLPKDVKFTKTFDQNLFIEASVKNVEEALRDGTIIVSVILVIFLMNWRTVIISLSALPLSLLLGMIILNFTGQGINTMTLGGLVVAIGSVVDDAIVDMENVYRRLRENQIAGNPKSPLQVVFDGSVEVRVSVLFSTVIIAVVFAPIFALSGVEGRIFTPMGMAYLLSILASTLVALTLTPALCALLLANRRLPSTETWLERKVHQFYRPALKFSIRRPKVILGVALAGFVASMIILPGLGKVFLPEFQDRSLVNAIILLPGESLNATDQAALATMDALKNDKRFDAIAFRSGFAQGDPDVAGVNFGELDVQISSEGAKNREKTIEVLRKEFEKLPGVATNIGGFISHRMDEILSGVRSAIAVKIYGPELEQLRTIGKQVQSAMSGVPGIVDLQLEPQVPVKQIQIQFDRDAAARYGLTVGELAETIETGLNGKAVSQVLEKQQTFNLVVWLQERYRNNLDVIGNLLVDTPNGQKIPLSQVAKVDYGTGPSTINRENVSRLIIVSANVSGRDLGSVIKDVRDRVKQVQLPGGYYIQYGGQFQAQEQATQTLLISGAAAFAAIAVLIYFAVKSIPATLMIMINLPLALIGGVISVAISSGIISVASMVGFITLFGVATRNGLLLVDNYNNRLAEGIPLKEVIVEGSMERLVAILLTALASALGMVPLVIGSGAGKEILQPLAVVVLGGLFTSTALTLLVLPALYSQFGRFLVPKISTNIQNIEGTQGSKKESIV, from the coding sequence ATGCTCAATTCCATCGTCAAGTGGTCGATTGCCCAACGGTGGCTAATCGTTATCGCTTCTATATTAATTAGCCTGTGGGGATTTCGCGTCATAACGCAAATGCCTTTAGACGTATTTCCTGCCTTTGCACCACCACAGGTGGAAATTCAGACAGAAGCTTCTGGTTTGGCACCAGAAGAAATTGAGTCTTTGGTCACTCGCCCAATTGAGAGTGCTATTAATGGTACACCCGGACTAGAATCTTTACGCTCTGCTTCTGCCGTGGGGATTTCTGCTATTAAAGCCGTCTTTAGCTGGGACACTGACATTTACCGTGCCCGTCAACTGGTGACAGAGCGATTACAAGGGGCAAAACTGCCACAGGGGGTAGATCAGCCAGAAATTCTCCCTGTTAACTCGCCCTTGGGATGGGCTGTCAAATACGCCTTTTCTGCTGAAAGCACTGACATGATGGAAGTGTGGCGCATTGTCAATTGGGACGTGAGAAACCGCTTACTGGCAGTGCAAGGAGTTAGTAATGTATTTATCTACGGTGGAGATGAGCGTCAGTATCAAGTTTTGGTTGATCCAGACAAGCTGAAAGCGTACAATGTTTCCCTGCTAGAAGTTACTAAAGCAGTGCAGAATGCTAACGTTAACGTGCCAGGAGGGTTTTTAATTACTCCCGACCAGGAAACGTTGATTCGAGGAATCGGGCGTATCGAGTCGATTGACAAGCTGAAGCGTTCGGTGATAAAAGCAACTAAAGGCACACCCGTATTATTAGAACAGGTAGCAGAGGTCAAAATTGGTCCAGCACTGCGGCGTGGGGATGGGCTATTTCAGGGCAAGCGAGCGGTGATTTTAACTGTTAGCAAGCAGCCTGCGGCAGATACTCCCACCGTTGTGAAAGCTGTGGAAGCAGCAATGGAGGAGATTAAGCCAGGGCTACCAAAGGATGTCAAGTTTACTAAGACGTTTGACCAAAATTTATTTATCGAAGCTTCCGTCAAAAATGTTGAAGAAGCCCTGCGCGATGGCACGATTATCGTTTCAGTCATCCTTGTTATCTTTTTGATGAACTGGCGCACGGTCATTATTAGCCTCAGTGCGCTACCTTTATCGTTACTGTTGGGGATGATTATTCTAAACTTTACTGGACAGGGCATTAACACCATGACTTTGGGAGGACTGGTCGTTGCCATTGGTTCTGTGGTGGATGATGCCATTGTGGATATGGAAAACGTTTACCGCCGATTGAGGGAAAACCAAATAGCAGGCAACCCTAAAAGTCCCTTGCAAGTGGTGTTTGATGGTTCAGTGGAGGTGCGAGTCAGTGTTTTATTTTCTACAGTGATTATTGCGGTGGTCTTTGCACCTATTTTTGCCCTGTCTGGAGTAGAAGGTCGTATTTTCACACCAATGGGGATGGCTTATCTGCTATCGATTCTCGCCTCCACCTTAGTTGCATTGACACTGACTCCAGCGTTGTGCGCCTTACTACTGGCAAATCGCCGCTTGCCCAGTACAGAAACTTGGCTAGAGCGTAAAGTACATCAATTTTATCGTCCGGCGTTGAAGTTTTCAATTCGTCGTCCCAAGGTGATTTTAGGGGTTGCGCTCGCGGGCTTTGTAGCTTCTATGATTATCCTGCCGGGGTTAGGCAAAGTCTTCCTGCCAGAATTCCAAGACCGCTCCTTGGTGAATGCAATAATTCTTTTACCTGGTGAATCTCTAAATGCAACTGACCAAGCAGCTTTAGCAACTATGGATGCCCTCAAAAATGATAAGCGCTTCGATGCCATTGCGTTTCGCTCTGGGTTTGCCCAAGGAGATCCAGATGTAGCAGGGGTGAACTTTGGGGAATTGGATGTGCAAATTAGCTCAGAAGGAGCAAAAAACCGGGAGAAAACAATTGAAGTACTTCGCAAAGAGTTTGAAAAACTTCCTGGTGTCGCCACGAATATTGGTGGATTTATTTCACACCGCATGGATGAAATTCTCTCAGGAGTTAGGAGTGCCATCGCCGTCAAAATCTACGGTCCCGAACTCGAACAACTCCGCACTATTGGCAAGCAGGTACAGTCGGCTATGAGTGGTGTTCCCGGCATTGTGGATTTGCAACTCGAACCCCAAGTTCCGGTCAAGCAGATCCAAATTCAGTTTGATCGCGATGCAGCTGCTCGTTATGGATTAACTGTCGGGGAACTGGCAGAAACGATAGAGACTGGGCTGAACGGTAAAGCTGTTTCCCAAGTGTTAGAGAAACAACAAACGTTCAATCTTGTCGTGTGGTTGCAAGAGCGCTACCGTAACAATTTGGATGTGATTGGCAATTTATTGGTGGACACACCCAACGGGCAGAAAATTCCCCTTTCCCAGGTTGCCAAAGTTGATTATGGCACAGGACCAAGTACCATTAACCGTGAAAACGTTTCCCGCCTGATTATAGTCTCAGCCAATGTTTCCGGACGGGATTTGGGGTCTGTGATTAAAGATGTGCGCGATCGCGTCAAGCAAGTACAACTACCTGGGGGGTACTACATCCAGTATGGCGGTCAGTTTCAAGCACAAGAGCAGGCAACCCAAACCCTCCTGATTTCGGGGGCAGCTGCTTTTGCTGCGATCGCCGTGCTGATTTACTTTGCTGTCAAGTCAATTCCTGCTACGCTGATGATTATGATTAATTTGCCACTAGCGTTAATCGGTGGTGTAATTTCTGTTGCTATAAGTAGTGGGATAATATCTGTCGCTTCGATGGTTGGTTTTATTACCCTATTTGGTGTTGCCACCCGCAACGGTTTACTGTTAGTGGATAACTACAACAATCGCCTAGCTGAAGGAATACCGCTCAAAGAAGTAATTGTTGAGGGTTCGATGGAACGCTTAGTGGCAATTCTATTAACAGCTCTTGCATCAGCACTTGGTATGGTTCCCTTAGTAATTGGCTCTGGCGCAGGCAAAGAAATTTTACAACCTTTAGCGGTAGTAGTGTTAGGAGGATTGTTTACTTCCACTGCTTTAACACTGTTAGTTTTGCCAGCTTTGTATTCTCAATTTGGTAGATTTTTAGTTCCTAAAATTTCTACAAACATACAAAATATTGAAGGAACTCAAGGGTCAAAAAAAGAGTCAATTGTATAA